The Streptomyces sp. NBC_01255 genome window below encodes:
- a CDS encoding peptidoglycan DD-metalloendopeptidase family protein gives MLLGLSRRALNCVVAATAALLPLLPAAAPATAAAPTTATAGTAGSASACPAAGFVNQPFHPGHNGVDIANDTGTPIYAVGDGEVTISGYASDYGQWIRILHPDGRTSEYGHMYQRDVSAGDRVVAGQRIALMGSEGNSTGPHLHLRIWAGVPNNSNGLDPEVYLAEGGVVLPCIPGSGPRPKPLVYPVESGRVVSARSADGRLEVFAAGADGVQHAWQQEANRNWSEWEQTGGPGNAELAIAPNADGRLEMFAINGNTFRHRYQLSPSGGWSAWEDFGGGGRDIAAGVNADGRIEVFASGPVGVFHRYQLTPNGGWSPWEPTGGGPADSRIEMEKSPDGRLEVFALNGSTFQHLYQTAPNGGWSSWDDFGGGGHDLTVDHNADGRIEVFASGPAGVFHRYQTGPTTWSGWESTGGPANAQLSSARTADGRVEVFAMNGDTAVHAWQTAVNAPYSAWEAFGGGGTEVTAASNADGRIEVFGTSRAGTYHRWQTGFSTWSAWVWVNSTAGPSLD, from the coding sequence GTGCTTCTCGGACTGTCCCGACGCGCGCTGAACTGTGTGGTCGCGGCGACAGCGGCTCTTCTGCCGTTGCTGCCGGCCGCGGCCCCGGCCACGGCTGCGGCCCCGACCACGGCCACGGCCGGGACCGCCGGCTCGGCCTCGGCGTGCCCGGCCGCCGGCTTCGTGAACCAGCCCTTCCACCCCGGTCACAACGGCGTCGACATCGCCAACGACACCGGGACGCCGATCTACGCCGTGGGCGACGGCGAGGTGACCATCTCGGGATACGCCAGTGACTACGGCCAGTGGATCCGCATCCTGCATCCGGACGGGAGGACCTCCGAGTACGGGCACATGTACCAGCGGGACGTCTCGGCCGGCGACCGTGTGGTGGCCGGCCAGCGGATCGCCCTGATGGGCTCCGAGGGCAACTCGACCGGCCCCCACCTCCATCTGCGGATCTGGGCGGGGGTCCCGAACAATTCGAACGGACTCGACCCCGAGGTCTACCTCGCGGAGGGCGGCGTGGTGCTGCCCTGCATCCCCGGCAGTGGTCCACGGCCCAAGCCCCTGGTGTACCCGGTGGAGTCGGGCCGGGTGGTGTCGGCGCGGTCGGCGGACGGCCGCCTGGAGGTGTTCGCCGCCGGCGCGGACGGCGTCCAGCACGCCTGGCAGCAGGAGGCGAACCGTAACTGGTCGGAGTGGGAGCAGACCGGCGGTCCCGGCAACGCCGAGCTCGCGATCGCTCCCAACGCGGACGGCCGCCTGGAGATGTTCGCGATCAACGGGAACACCTTCCGGCACCGCTACCAGCTCTCCCCGTCGGGCGGTTGGTCCGCCTGGGAGGACTTCGGCGGCGGCGGTCGTGACATCGCGGCCGGCGTCAACGCCGACGGGCGCATCGAGGTCTTCGCCTCCGGCCCGGTCGGCGTCTTCCACCGGTACCAGCTGACCCCGAACGGCGGCTGGTCGCCGTGGGAACCGACGGGCGGCGGGCCCGCCGACAGCCGCATCGAGATGGAGAAGTCGCCCGACGGCCGCCTTGAGGTGTTCGCCCTCAACGGCAGCACCTTCCAGCACCTGTACCAGACGGCCCCGAACGGCGGCTGGTCCTCGTGGGACGACTTCGGCGGTGGCGGTCACGACCTCACCGTCGACCACAACGCCGACGGCCGGATCGAGGTCTTCGCCTCCGGCCCGGCCGGCGTCTTCCACCGGTACCAGACAGGTCCCACCACGTGGTCGGGCTGGGAATCCACCGGCGGCCCCGCGAACGCCCAGCTCAGCAGCGCGCGCACGGCGGACGGCCGCGTCGAGGTCTTCGCCATGAACGGCGACACGGCCGTGCACGCCTGGCAGACCGCGGTGAACGCGCCGTACAGCGCGTGGGAGGCCTTCGGCGGCGGCGGCACCGAAGTCACCGCCGCCTCCAACGCCGACGGGCGGATCGAGGTCTTCGGCACCAGTCGCGCCGGCACCTACCACCGATGGCAGACCGGCTTCTCCACCTGGTCCGCATGGGTCTGGGTCAACAGCACCGCAGGCCCCTCCCTCGACTGA
- a CDS encoding alpha/beta hydrolase — MSAQHPTRRNILKTAGGLSAAMTLGAAGVLGAAAPASAAGDGFGLHIVDHNEADHRMWYYRFSTSAIGWNPAVNVLLPDDYHWSGRRYPVLYLFHGGGTDQDFITFDREGIRAWTAGKPIIVVMPDGGHAGWYSNPVSSNVGPRNWEHFHIAQLIPWIDANFRTYAEYDGRAVSGFSMGGFGALKYAAKYYGHFASVSAHSGPASLRREGGLVGHWANASAAALDLGGGTIYGAPFWDEARVSADNPVQRIESYRHKRVFLVAGTSPDPINWFDTVNETQVLAGQREFRSLLGGAGIPHEWYELPGGHFIRHDMMQRDIDGIIGRLRRA; from the coding sequence TTGAGCGCGCAGCACCCCACTCGCAGGAACATCCTCAAGACCGCCGGTGGTCTTTCGGCGGCGATGACCCTGGGTGCCGCAGGCGTCCTGGGGGCGGCGGCGCCGGCGTCGGCCGCCGGTGACGGCTTCGGTCTGCACATCGTGGACCACAACGAGGCCGACCACCGCATGTGGTACTACCGGTTCTCGACCAGTGCGATCGGCTGGAACCCCGCGGTCAACGTGCTCCTCCCCGACGACTACCACTGGAGCGGGCGCAGGTACCCGGTGCTCTACCTCTTCCACGGTGGCGGCACGGACCAGGACTTCATCACGTTCGACCGCGAGGGCATCCGTGCCTGGACCGCCGGCAAGCCGATCATCGTCGTCATGCCCGACGGCGGGCACGCGGGCTGGTACTCCAACCCCGTGAGTTCCAACGTCGGCCCGCGGAACTGGGAGCACTTCCACATCGCGCAGCTGATCCCGTGGATAGACGCGAACTTCCGTACGTACGCCGAGTACGACGGCCGTGCCGTGTCCGGCTTCTCGATGGGCGGCTTCGGCGCGCTGAAGTACGCCGCCAAGTACTACGGCCACTTCGCCTCCGTGAGCGCCCACTCCGGCCCGGCCAGCCTGCGCCGGGAAGGCGGCCTCGTGGGGCACTGGGCCAACGCCTCCGCCGCGGCCCTGGACCTGGGCGGCGGCACGATCTACGGCGCGCCGTTCTGGGACGAGGCCCGCGTCAGCGCGGACAACCCGGTCCAGCGGATCGAGAGTTACCGGCACAAGCGGGTCTTCCTCGTCGCCGGCACCAGCCCCGACCCGATCAACTGGTTCGACACGGTCAACGAGACCCAGGTTCTCGCGGGTCAGCGGGAGTTCCGGTCCCTTCTCGGCGGCGCGGGAATCCCGCACGAGTGGTACGAGCTGCCCGGCGGCCACTTCATCCGCCACGACATGATGCAGCGCGACATCGACGGCATCATCGGCCGCCTGCGGAGGGCGTGA
- a CDS encoding M9 family metallopeptidase yields MHPFRISKANARRLPALGAAVFIALGLLTPRSQAASVGATTPVGTNATGTAASAPRSIPVPKSPDAMSNSSRFRISSQDSAAESSPAPAPVLKPVKVGKQSSAAAADDCSDLSGVINATGSALVQQLKALPRITCTYPLFSLTGEDARKAFREPQMVTVANALRDASATYSGNNSAAIGQLVLFLRAGYYVQDNHADVVGDYGTALDGAALGALDAFFASPRSKDVTDANGEILNEVVTLIDSTHAAGRYAGVVKWMLGSYDGTWPSQMNLSMQHVEWVVENGFKARNDDRGWRAALKADPAILDTWAGFITRNSAQLNRLDVVSNVGRFLGHALDVPELKDRVRPLLKDLINRYPNVGPTAPITMNLGWYTRQYDRGNCAAYAICDLGDRVLPAILPIQHTCTPGLKIRAQDMSPGQLAATCTSLVNQDAYFHRVIGDKGAIPGDVNTNLEVVVFDDYTNYSLYAWAIYNIDVDNGGMYEEGNPAAAGNQARFIAHEAHWLRPDFEIWNLNHEYTHYLDGRYNMAGDFEAGMTTPTIWWVEGIAENISFGYRNERNADAIAEAGKKTYKLSDLFDTVYGQEADPEVNSNRVYRWGFLAVRYMLQAHPADVETVLTKYRAGDWNGARTFLKQTIGTGYDADFATWLTTACATNDCGPLPEASAPSAQLCTISDPRQFDKNCRRDNLAATTGNYSYHFVYLPAGLKQLTITSSGGTGNADLYYGSSWATTGSYQAKSTNAGNGETLTIDNPPSGWVYFSLAAAQDFSGVSLSTQSK; encoded by the coding sequence ATGCATCCCTTCCGGATATCGAAGGCCAACGCGCGAAGACTCCCTGCACTCGGCGCAGCCGTCTTCATCGCGCTCGGCCTGCTGACCCCGCGGAGTCAGGCGGCCTCCGTCGGCGCCACGACCCCGGTCGGTACGAACGCCACCGGAACCGCCGCCTCGGCGCCGCGGTCGATCCCCGTCCCCAAGTCGCCCGACGCGATGAGCAACAGCTCCCGCTTCCGGATCTCCTCGCAGGACAGTGCCGCGGAGTCCTCCCCGGCACCCGCCCCGGTGCTCAAGCCCGTCAAGGTCGGCAAGCAGTCCTCGGCCGCCGCCGCGGACGACTGCAGTGACCTCTCCGGCGTCATCAACGCCACGGGCAGCGCGCTGGTCCAGCAGCTCAAGGCCCTCCCCCGAATCACCTGTACGTACCCGCTGTTCAGCCTCACCGGGGAGGACGCGCGCAAGGCCTTCCGCGAGCCCCAGATGGTGACCGTCGCCAACGCGCTGCGCGACGCGTCCGCCACCTACTCGGGCAACAACAGCGCCGCCATCGGCCAGCTGGTGCTGTTCCTGCGCGCCGGCTACTACGTGCAGGACAACCACGCGGACGTCGTCGGCGACTACGGCACGGCGCTGGACGGCGCGGCGCTCGGCGCGCTGGACGCGTTCTTCGCCTCGCCGCGCAGCAAGGACGTCACCGACGCCAACGGCGAGATCCTCAACGAGGTCGTCACGCTGATCGACAGCACCCACGCGGCGGGCCGGTACGCCGGCGTCGTCAAGTGGATGCTCGGCAGCTACGACGGCACCTGGCCGAGCCAGATGAACCTCTCCATGCAGCACGTCGAGTGGGTCGTCGAGAACGGCTTCAAGGCCAGGAACGACGACCGCGGCTGGCGGGCCGCCCTCAAGGCCGACCCCGCCATCCTCGACACCTGGGCCGGCTTCATCACGCGCAACAGCGCGCAGCTGAACCGCCTGGACGTCGTCAGCAACGTCGGCCGCTTCCTCGGCCACGCCCTCGACGTCCCCGAGCTCAAGGACCGGGTCCGGCCGCTGCTGAAGGACCTGATCAACCGCTACCCGAACGTCGGCCCCACCGCGCCGATCACCATGAACCTGGGCTGGTACACGCGCCAGTACGACAGGGGCAACTGCGCGGCCTACGCCATCTGCGACCTGGGCGACCGCGTCCTCCCCGCGATCCTGCCGATCCAGCACACGTGCACCCCGGGCCTGAAGATCCGCGCCCAGGACATGTCCCCCGGACAGCTGGCCGCCACCTGCACCAGCCTCGTCAACCAGGACGCGTACTTCCACCGGGTCATCGGCGACAAGGGCGCGATCCCCGGTGACGTGAACACGAACCTCGAAGTCGTCGTCTTCGACGACTACACCAACTACTCGCTGTACGCCTGGGCCATCTACAACATCGACGTGGACAACGGCGGCATGTACGAGGAGGGCAACCCGGCCGCCGCCGGCAACCAGGCCCGCTTCATCGCCCACGAGGCCCACTGGCTGCGCCCGGACTTCGAGATCTGGAACCTCAACCACGAGTACACCCACTACCTCGACGGCCGCTACAACATGGCCGGCGACTTCGAGGCGGGCATGACCACGCCGACCATCTGGTGGGTCGAGGGCATCGCCGAGAACATCTCGTTCGGCTACCGCAACGAGCGCAACGCCGACGCGATCGCCGAGGCCGGCAAGAAGACGTACAAGCTCAGCGACCTCTTCGACACCGTCTACGGCCAGGAGGCGGACCCCGAGGTCAACTCGAACCGCGTCTACCGCTGGGGCTTCCTCGCGGTCCGATACATGCTCCAGGCGCACCCCGCCGACGTCGAGACCGTGCTCACCAAGTACCGCGCGGGTGACTGGAACGGCGCCCGCACCTTCCTGAAGCAGACCATCGGCACCGGCTACGACGCCGACTTCGCCACCTGGCTGACGACCGCCTGCGCGACGAACGACTGCGGTCCGCTGCCGGAGGCCTCGGCCCCCTCCGCCCAGCTCTGCACCATCAGCGACCCCCGCCAGTTCGACAAGAACTGCCGCCGGGACAACCTCGCCGCCACCACCGGCAACTACAGCTACCACTTCGTGTACCTGCCGGCCGGCCTCAAGCAGCTGACGATCACCAGCAGCGGCGGCACCGGCAACGCCGACCTGTACTACGGCAGCAGCTGGGCCACCACCGGCAGCTACCAGGCGAAGTCCACCAACGCCGGCAACGGCGAGACCCTGACGATCGACAACCCGCCGTCCGGCTGGGTGTACTTCAGCCTCGCCGCCGCGCAGGACTTCAGCGGCGTGAGCCTCTCCACGCAGTCCAAGTAG
- a CDS encoding TetR/AcrR family transcriptional regulator → MASRSTQILEAAARVIARRGVRGLRVEELAAEAGVSTALIYYHFKDRTGILLKTLEFISDRAAHYTTHREPDAAPLGPREELDQTLLPELQDTTEVRENSSAWGELRASAVFDEVLREDLTRATAVWVQEVAELLGEVRPMAPAAALSAAAERLTALLEGLSMRWLSGTLQISHARTLMSEAIDAEVEGLGRQDPSAYAG, encoded by the coding sequence ATGGCGTCTCGCAGCACTCAGATCCTCGAAGCCGCCGCCCGGGTGATCGCCCGGCGCGGGGTCCGCGGCCTGCGCGTGGAGGAGCTGGCCGCCGAGGCGGGCGTGTCCACCGCGCTGATCTACTACCACTTCAAGGACCGCACCGGGATCCTGCTCAAGACGCTGGAGTTCATCAGCGACCGTGCCGCGCACTACACGACCCATCGCGAGCCGGACGCCGCACCGCTCGGCCCGCGGGAAGAACTCGACCAGACGCTTCTGCCCGAACTCCAGGACACGACCGAGGTCAGGGAGAACAGCAGCGCCTGGGGCGAGCTGCGCGCCAGCGCCGTCTTCGACGAAGTCCTGCGGGAAGACCTGACGAGAGCCACGGCGGTCTGGGTCCAGGAGGTGGCGGAGCTGCTGGGCGAGGTCCGGCCGATGGCTCCGGCAGCGGCTCTCTCGGCCGCCGCCGAGCGGCTCACCGCCCTCCTGGAGGGCCTGAGCATGCGCTGGCTCAGCGGAACGCTCCAGATTTCCCACGCCCGGACGCTGATGAGCGAAGCCATCGACGCCGAGGTCGAAGGGCTGGGCCGCCAGGACCCGTCCGCGTACGCCGGGTAG
- a CDS encoding TetR/AcrR family transcriptional regulator produces the protein MEGAARVIARSGVRGLRMEELATEAGVSTALIYYHFKDRAGTLRHTLEFISDRADRYTSDEDGVGGPLDALQELERSLLLEFQDVPEVRENSTAWGELRASAIFEPELRGDLARATLAWIHDVADLLSCVRPTAPAPALTASAERLTGLLEGLSTRWLSGALPLPHARELVREAVSIEVERLSH, from the coding sequence TTGGAAGGTGCCGCCCGGGTCATAGCCCGGAGCGGAGTCCGCGGGCTGCGCATGGAGGAGCTGGCGACCGAGGCCGGGGTGTCCACCGCGCTGATCTACTACCACTTCAAGGACCGGGCCGGCACCCTGCGGCACACCCTGGAGTTCATCAGCGACAGGGCCGACCGGTACACGTCCGACGAGGACGGCGTCGGCGGGCCCCTCGACGCCCTGCAGGAGCTGGAGCGGTCCCTCCTCCTGGAGTTCCAGGACGTTCCCGAGGTCCGTGAGAACAGCACCGCGTGGGGGGAGCTGCGCGCCAGTGCGATCTTCGAGCCCGAGCTGCGCGGCGATCTGGCCAGGGCCACGCTGGCCTGGATCCACGATGTCGCGGACCTCTTGAGCTGCGTACGGCCGACAGCTCCCGCGCCGGCCCTCACGGCATCCGCGGAGAGGCTCACCGGACTTCTGGAGGGGCTCAGTACGCGCTGGCTCAGCGGCGCCCTGCCCCTGCCCCACGCCCGCGAACTGGTGAGGGAGGCGGTGTCCATCGAGGTCGAGCGCCTGAGCCACTGA
- a CDS encoding DUF4436 family protein has translation MSDTRRREPSRGRLVPVVLACVLIAAAVAFGTWLQIGERQALDTVYGVGSPAPDRVDVDASIQRVDAAGRELILRVQVTPRGDLAEAGGVSPTEDLAIQTSTSTRGDLSFPAHSRIATMDLPVTLTGGSITDYPFDAYDAAIEFSAAQGGRKVPVHVTLSNSDALFAATVDASDVDGTAVFDVGLGRSNSVLIFAGFMMAAMWALAVSVLIGAWFLVTRRKGLTWPALGWMAATLFALAAFRNTAPGAPPIGCLMDYIAFLWAETVVAFCLVTVVVAGFTAERRPPSAETPSDTHGK, from the coding sequence TTGTCCGACACCCGCCGACGCGAGCCGAGCCGCGGCAGGCTCGTGCCCGTCGTGCTGGCCTGCGTCCTGATCGCGGCAGCCGTCGCCTTCGGCACATGGCTCCAGATCGGCGAACGCCAAGCCCTCGACACCGTGTACGGGGTGGGCAGCCCGGCTCCCGACCGCGTGGACGTCGACGCCTCGATCCAGCGTGTCGACGCCGCCGGCCGGGAGCTGATCCTGCGCGTCCAGGTGACCCCACGGGGAGACCTGGCCGAGGCCGGCGGCGTCTCCCCCACCGAGGACCTCGCGATCCAGACCTCGACCTCCACCCGGGGCGACCTGTCCTTCCCGGCGCACAGCCGTATCGCGACCATGGACCTGCCCGTCACCCTGACCGGCGGCTCGATCACGGACTACCCCTTCGACGCCTACGACGCGGCGATCGAGTTCAGTGCCGCCCAGGGAGGCCGGAAGGTCCCGGTCCACGTGACGCTGTCCAACAGCGACGCGCTCTTCGCGGCCACGGTGGACGCCTCGGACGTCGACGGGACCGCGGTCTTCGACGTCGGTTTGGGGCGCTCCAACAGCGTGCTGATCTTCGCCGGCTTCATGATGGCCGCCATGTGGGCGCTCGCCGTCTCGGTGCTCATCGGAGCGTGGTTCCTCGTCACCCGGCGCAAGGGCCTGACCTGGCCGGCGCTCGGCTGGATGGCCGCCACGCTCTTCGCCCTGGCGGCCTTCCGCAACACGGCCCCGGGCGCGCCGCCCATCGGCTGCCTCATGGACTACATCGCGTTCCTCTGGGCGGAGACGGTCGTCGCCTTCTGTCTCGTCACCGTGGTCGTCGCCGGCTTCACGGCGGAGCGCCGGCCACCGAGTGCGGAGACGCCATCGGACACGCACGGTAAGTGA